The following proteins are encoded in a genomic region of Magnolia sinica isolate HGM2019 chromosome 1, MsV1, whole genome shotgun sequence:
- the LOC131239196 gene encoding uncharacterized protein LOC131239196 — protein sequence MDFALITSLKIGDLTVPKNHCTTSTLRDKYFKEYPALKKQLMEVFERLVDTNEYEDVMKVALLLVVEHFLRGTEPKTMCNMDYIYLVDSLDDFYRYPWSSLGYYTMSQGIESAVAASSSPRYTVCGCVLPLQVWVVEILPALQDCVVSYVPHQIARFIQY from the exons atggacttcgccctcattaccaGTCTTAAGATTGGAGATTTAACTGTACCGAAGAATCATTGCACTacgagtacattaagagacaaatacttcaaagaatatccagcATTAAAGAAGCAACTAATGGAggtgtttgagagattagttgacaccaatgaGTATGAGGACGtcatgaaggttgccctacttctagttgtggagcactttcttaggggaaccgaaccgaaaaccatgtgcaacatggattatatttACCTAGTTgactcgctagatgatttctataggtaTCCCTGGAGTAGTttgggatactatacaatgtcgcaaggaatcgaatctgctgttgctgcatcaagttcccctcggtacactgtatgtggttgcgtccttcctctacaa gtatgggTAGTAGAGATATTACCGGCCTTACAAGACTGTGTTGTTTCGTACGTTCCGCATCAAATtgcacgcttcattcaatattga